The following coding sequences lie in one Terriglobia bacterium genomic window:
- the rplD gene encoding 50S ribosomal protein L4 — MATIDVLNLSGEKTGSLELADEVFGAVNEDLLWEAVRHYRAAQRAGTHATKNRKLVSGSGKKLWRQKGTGRARVGSIRSPLWRHGGTVHGPQPRSYDYGFPRKKLLGALRSALASKLADGKLTVVENFDLAGAKTNAFRKALDALKVESTALVVDGAKANRNLELSSRNLAGIELVHSNVVHPYHLLRYDRAIFSRPALEKLQDSLKKSVSKRRHEEGSPTRRGRGGVVEEVAS; from the coding sequence ATCTGAGCGGCGAAAAAACCGGCAGCCTCGAGCTGGCCGACGAAGTCTTCGGCGCGGTCAACGAAGACCTCCTCTGGGAGGCGGTCAGGCACTACCGCGCGGCTCAGCGTGCCGGCACTCACGCCACCAAGAACCGCAAACTGGTTTCCGGTTCCGGCAAGAAGCTGTGGCGGCAGAAGGGCACCGGACGCGCCCGCGTGGGCTCCATCCGCTCGCCCCTGTGGCGCCACGGCGGTACCGTGCACGGCCCGCAGCCGCGTTCCTACGACTACGGCTTCCCGCGCAAAAAGCTGCTGGGCGCATTGCGCTCCGCGCTGGCTTCCAAGCTGGCCGACGGCAAGCTGACCGTGGTCGAAAACTTCGATCTCGCCGGGGCCAAGACGAACGCCTTCCGCAAGGCGCTGGACGCCCTCAAAGTTGAGAGCACGGCGCTGGTGGTTGACGGCGCGAAGGCGAACCGCAACCTGGAGCTCAGTTCGCGCAACCTCGCCGGCATTGAACTGGTGCACAGCAATGTAGTTCATCCGTACCACCTGCTGCGCTACGACCGCGCCATCTTCTCCCGCCCCGCGCTGGAGAAGTTGCAGGACTCGCTCAAGAAGTCGGTGAGCAAGCGCCGGCATGAAGAGGGGTCCCCGACGCGCCGCGGGCGTGGCGGGGTGGTTGAGGAGGTCGCGTCATGA
- a CDS encoding 50S ribosomal protein L23 has translation MKSAYQIIRKPIITEKGLGVKETEATLVFQVAAKATKTEIKEAVQSIFKVKVDSVRTAIFVGKERRRGKFTGYRPDWKKAYVRLKAGEKMPEYAQNL, from the coding sequence ATGAAATCGGCCTACCAGATCATCCGCAAGCCGATCATCACCGAGAAGGGCCTGGGCGTGAAGGAGACCGAAGCCACCCTCGTTTTCCAGGTGGCCGCCAAGGCGACCAAGACCGAGATCAAGGAAGCGGTGCAGTCCATTTTCAAGGTAAAGGTGGATTCGGTCCGCACCGCCATTTTCGTGGGCAAGGAACGCCGGCGTGGCAAGTTCACCGGCTACCGCCCCGACTGGAAAAAGGCTTACGTGCGTCTCAAGGCCGGCGAAAAAATGCCGGAATACGCACAGAACCTGTAA
- the rplB gene encoding 50S ribosomal protein L2, translating to MAIKTYRPVTSTLRFQTTLVNDELTTNRPHKALTESKQRTGGRRNQGDITSRFRGGGHKKKYRLIDFKREKAGVPATVISIEYDPNRSARIALLSYADGEKRYILQPDGLKLGAKVLSGPDADILIGNALPLRNIPPGTMVHNVELRPGKGAQMARSAGAAAQLVAKEGDHALLKLPSGETRRVIVDCMATIGQVGNLDHENISIGKAGRTRWFGKRPHNRGVAMNPVDHPHGGGEGKTSGGRHPVTPWGQPTRGYKTRNNKRTDKFIVNRRSK from the coding sequence ATGGCCATCAAGACATACCGACCGGTTACCTCGACGCTGCGCTTCCAGACCACGCTGGTCAACGATGAGCTGACCACCAACCGGCCCCACAAGGCGCTGACCGAATCCAAGCAACGCACCGGCGGACGGCGCAACCAGGGCGACATCACCAGCCGGTTCCGGGGCGGCGGGCACAAGAAAAAGTACCGCCTCATCGACTTCAAGCGCGAGAAGGCGGGCGTTCCCGCCACCGTCATCTCCATCGAGTACGACCCCAACCGCTCGGCGCGCATTGCGCTGCTGAGCTACGCCGACGGCGAGAAGCGCTACATCCTTCAGCCCGACGGCCTCAAGCTGGGCGCCAAGGTTCTCAGCGGCCCCGACGCCGACATCCTGATCGGCAACGCGCTGCCGCTGCGCAACATCCCCCCCGGCACCATGGTGCACAACGTCGAGTTGCGTCCCGGCAAGGGCGCGCAGATGGCCCGCTCCGCTGGCGCTGCCGCGCAACTGGTCGCCAAAGAAGGCGATCACGCGCTGCTCAAGCTGCCCTCGGGCGAGACGCGCCGCGTCATCGTGGACTGCATGGCCACCATCGGCCAGGTCGGCAACCTCGATCACGAGAACATTTCGATCGGCAAGGCGGGACGCACCCGCTGGTTCGGCAAGCGCCCGCACAACCGCGGCGTCGCCATGAACCCGGTGGACCACCCGCACGGCGGCGGTGAAGGCAAGACCTCCGGCGGACGTCACCCGGTGACTCCCTGGGGTCAGCCCACCCGCGGCTACAAGACGCGCAACAACAAGCGGACTGATAAGTTCATCGTCAACCGCCGCAGCAAGTAG